Sequence from the Chloroflexi bacterium ADurb.Bin180 genome:
GACCTTCGGCCAGGTCGCGGCCAGTTTCGGCGTTCATCCCAACCAACTGCGGCGCTGGAAAGAGCACGCGCTCGCCCATCTGCCGGACCTGTTCGCCGGCGAAAGCCCCCAGGCTCTGGCCAAGCAGGCCGAGCAGGAGGCCCACCAGGAACAGCTCTACGCGGAGATCGGACGGCTCACCACGGAACTGACGTGGTTGAAAAAAAAAGCTGGTGTCGACCGCCTCCCCGGCTGAGCGCCGCGCGATGATCGAGCCGGGCCTGGCCGGGCTGCCGGTGACGGTACAGAGCCAACTGCTGGGCGTCAGCCGCGCCAGCCTGTACTACCAAGCGGTGGGGCCGTCGGCCTTCGAGATCGCCGTCAAGCATAAGATCGACGAGGTCTACACCGCCTACCCGTTCTACGGCTCGCGCAAGCTTACCTTCGAACTGACGCAGGCGGGCTTTGCGGTCAACCGCAAGCGCGTGCAGCGCTACATGCGCGAGATGGGGATCTGGGGCATCGTGCCCGGCCCCCACCTGAGCCGGCGGGCGCGCCAGGAGCACCAAATCTTCCCGTACCTGCTGCGGGGCCTGCGCATCGAGCGGCCCAACCAGGTATGGGGAGTGGACCTGACTTACATCCGGCTAAGCGGCGGATGGCTCTATTTAGTCGCGATTTTGGACTGGTTCTCCCGCTTTGTGCTGGCCTGGGAGCTGGACCAAACGCTGGAGATGCCCTTCGTGCTCACGGCCATGCGCCGGGCCCTGGGGACGGCGGCGCCGGAGATCTGCAACAGCGATCAGGGCAGTCACTTCACCAGCCCGCAGTGGACCGAGCTGCTGCAGGGCGCCGAGGTGCAGATCAGTATGGACGGCAAGGGCCGGGCGGCGGATAATATCTTCGTCGAGCGGCTGTGGCGG
This genomic interval carries:
- a CDS encoding Transposase; its protein translation is MPRKTYSPALKAKAVLALLKEDQTFGQVAASFGVHPNQLRRWKEHALAHLPDLFAGESPQALAKQAEQEAHQEQLYAEIGRLTTELTWLKKKAGVDRLPG